TGGAGGACCAGTAACTTCCGAAGAAATGAGGGAACTTGTTTCAAAAGCTGGCTTTAAAGAAGCAACAATTCAGAAATATATGGAAAAGAATCTTTTCCTTATCAAGATAAAAGAGACAGAAGAAGAAGCTCTTACAAGGCTTAAAAAAGCAATAGTGGAGAGGTTCGCTGGTAAAAAAGTAATTTTCCCTCGTCAAGAACTTGTTGGACCCGCAGTGTCAAAAGGGCTTCAGACAAGAGCTATTTGGGTTGTTCTTTTAGGTATGTTGGGTATTCTGATTTATGTTTGGATTCGGTTTGATTTTCATTTTGGGGTTGCTTCGGTTGTGGCTTTATTACATGACGTCTTAATAACAATAGGGCTACTTTCAATTACAAATACAGAATTTAACATTCCAATAATTGCTGGTCTTCTTACAATTCTTGGGTATTCTATAAATGACTCTATTGTAATTTCGGATAGAATAAGGGAGAATGTGAAATTAATGAGAGGTCGTTCTTTTCCAGAAGTAGTAAACGCTTCTTTAAATCAGACTCTTAGTAGAACAATCATAACCTCTTTAACCACCCTGTTTGTTGTTTTTGCGCTTTTCTTCCTTGGCGGAAGAATTCTTAGAGGTTTTTCCCTTTGTTTACTAATTGGTTTTATTATCGGGACATATTCTTCAATTTTCATTGTTGCTCCAATTGTTGTTGAATGGAGAAAGAAGAAATCTATTCATAAATAAAATGGAGAAGACAAGGCATTTTAAGGCAGGAGAAGTTATAATTTCGGAAGGAGATATACCAAAAGAGATGTTTCTAATAAAGAAAGGTAGAGTAAGGATAAAAAAGAAAGGAAAGTGGATTACAGATTTAAAAACAGGCGATTTTTTAGGAGAGATGGGTGCTCTTGATCGACATCCAAGAAGTGCAACCGCAATAGCAGTAGAGGATACAATTCTTTCTGTTATTGAAGTTGAAGAACTGGAGAAAAAACTTCAGAGAGATCCTATTATTTATCATCTTGTTAAATCTTTGATAAAAAGATTAAGAGAAACAAATAGGAAACTTTATTCGGAGGATAGAAATGAGACTGGGGGTTAACATTGACCATGTGGCCACTATAAGAGAAGCAAGAGGAGTGAGCTATCCTGATCCTGTAGAAGCAGCTATTTTAGCTGAATCTGCAGGAGCTGATGGGATTACCTGTCATCTTAGAATAGACAGAAGGCATATAAAAGAAAGAGATATAAAAATTTTAAGAGAGGTGGTAAAAACTCATCTAAATGTGGAGTGTTCTCTTGATAAGGAAATAAGAGATTTTCTTAAAGATATAAAGCCTGATTGGGTTTGTATTGTTCCAGAGAGAAGAGAAGAGCTTACGACCGAAGGAGGTCTTGATCTTTATAAAGTCTCAAAAGAAGTAGAAAAAGCAACAGAAGAATTCAAAAAAGCAGGTATAAAAGTTACTTTCTTCATAGAGCCAGATAATAAAATGGTGGAGCTCTCTGCAAAACTTGGAGCGGATGCTGTAGAACTGAATACTGGAAGTTGGTGCGAA
This is a stretch of genomic DNA from candidate division WOR-3 bacterium. It encodes these proteins:
- a CDS encoding cyclic nucleotide-binding domain-containing protein, which encodes MEKTRHFKAGEVIISEGDIPKEMFLIKKGRVRIKKKGKWITDLKTGDFLGEMGALDRHPRSATAIAVEDTILSVIEVEELEKKLQRDPIIYHLVKSLIKRLRETNRKLYSEDRNETGG
- a CDS encoding pyridoxine 5'-phosphate synthase, translated to MRLGVNIDHVATIREARGVSYPDPVEAAILAESAGADGITCHLRIDRRHIKERDIKILREVVKTHLNVECSLDKEIRDFLKDIKPDWVCIVPERREELTTEGGLDLYKVSKEVEKATEEFKKAGIKVTFFIEPDNKMVELSAKLGADAVELNTGSWCENPTQDKLRKIVEAAQFGIVRNLEVHAGHGLNLQNVGFIADIEEISELNIGHSIIARSIIVGIERAVSEMKERILLGA